From Pseudoleptotrichia goodfellowii, a single genomic window includes:
- a CDS encoding vWA domain-containing protein codes for MKRILPGIFILLGILTFSTEIFATQKMKGGESMELVFIMDRSGSMGGLESDTIGGYNSMLNRQKKEEKGEVYVTTVLFDDQYELLHDRISISKVKPITDKDYYVRGSTALLDAIGKTVAKVKADQNKLGKEKSKKVLFIIITDGMENASKEYSVTAVKNLIETQKKKDKWEFLFLGANIDAIGTAESFGIESSKAANYKSDSQGTQNNYKVLNEAIMEIRSGNELKDTWKKEIEEDYNNRK; via the coding sequence ATGAAAAGAATTTTACCGGGAATTTTTATACTATTAGGAATACTGACTTTTTCAACAGAAATTTTTGCAACTCAAAAAATGAAAGGTGGTGAGAGTATGGAACTTGTATTTATAATGGACAGAAGCGGTTCAATGGGAGGACTCGAATCCGACACTATCGGCGGCTATAATTCAATGCTTAACAGACAGAAAAAAGAAGAAAAAGGAGAAGTTTATGTAACTACTGTTTTATTTGATGATCAGTACGAACTATTACACGACAGAATTTCTATTTCAAAAGTAAAACCGATAACTGATAAAGATTATTATGTAAGAGGCAGCACAGCTCTCTTGGATGCAATAGGAAAAACTGTTGCCAAAGTAAAAGCTGATCAGAATAAGCTAGGAAAAGAAAAATCAAAAAAAGTACTGTTTATAATAATTACCGACGGAATGGAGAATGCAAGTAAAGAATATTCGGTCACTGCAGTAAAAAATTTAATTGAAACTCAAAAAAAGAAAGACAAATGGGAATTTCTGTTTTTAGGTGCCAACATTGATGCCATAGGAACTGCAGAAAGTTTCGGAATAGAATCTTCAAAAGCTGCAAATTACAAATCTGACAGTCAGGGAACGCAGAATAACTATAAAGTTTTAAATGAAGCTATCATGGAAATCCGTTCAGGAAATGAATTAAAAGATACCTGGAAAAAAGAAATTGAAGAAGATTACAATAATAGAAAATAG
- a CDS encoding IS91 family transposase — protein MQNISKKNKRINKISKSSKYYFTDSDILHYGLISVIHTFGRDLKWNPHIHAIVSLGGFNKNFDFKKLEYFNVDTIAAQWKYHVLDIISKGNYPNQKIKRLAKITVNKLYSQNARFFFNVRSGDVNNTKGIIKYLGRYLARSPIAEYKITDITDNEVTFFYNDLANDKQKTFITMPIQKFISQILIHVPPKNFKMVNRYGLYARHISNKLKRAVIPFKKNIVPNKFSFYQRQTFKTFGINPFYCPICNIRMIVWEFYHYLYPKPKRYY, from the coding sequence ATGCAGAATATTTCTAAAAAGAATAAAAGAATTAATAAAATTTCCAAATCTTCTAAATATTACTTCACTGATTCTGATATTCTTCATTATGGTCTTATTTCTGTTATTCATACTTTCGGGCGTGATTTAAAATGGAATCCTCATATTCACGCTATCGTTTCTCTCGGAGGATTTAATAAAAATTTTGATTTTAAAAAACTTGAATACTTTAATGTTGATACTATTGCAGCTCAATGGAAATATCACGTCCTTGATATTATTTCTAAGGGGAACTATCCTAATCAAAAAATTAAAAGATTAGCTAAAATTACTGTCAATAAGCTATATAGTCAAAATGCAAGATTCTTTTTTAATGTCAGAAGCGGTGATGTCAATAACACCAAAGGTATTATCAAATACTTAGGTCGATATCTTGCACGTTCTCCTATTGCTGAGTATAAAATTACTGATATTACTGACAATGAAGTTACTTTCTTTTACAATGATTTAGCTAATGATAAACAAAAAACATTTATTACTATGCCTATTCAAAAATTTATTTCCCAAATTTTAATCCATGTACCTCCTAAAAATTTTAAAATGGTTAATAGATATGGACTATATGCAAGACATATTTCCAATAAGCTAAAAAGAGCTGTTATTCCTTTTAAGAAGAATATTGTCCCTAATAAATTTTCTTTTTATCAAAGACAAACATTTAAAACTTTCGGTATAAATCCTTTCTATTGTCCTATATGTAACATTAGAATGATTGTATGGGAATTTTATCATTATTTATATCCCAAACCTAAAAGATATTATTAA
- a CDS encoding APC family permease: MKIIADNSLKKVLGLPTATFLVINMIIGSGIFFKAQGVLEATKGTPGFALAAWVFAGIINLCGGLTVAELSGAIPETGGMVIWLKRVFGNKTGYLAGWTYAFVFWPAYISAQANVIALQLCKLFQINLSQQKIIALTFIVFLFVMNFFGAKTGGIITNIFTVAKLIPVIVIIIAAFFFKGGSFNNLTPILPVGENPMSNFSILGAAILSCMFAYDGWQHAGTVAGEMKNPEKDLPLAITIGITGVCIIYFIINLAYLYVLPAGVLMKTATPAADVALTLLGSGIGTKLITVGILISVFGTLNGAILISTRIPYTMAIDKEIPYSEKFAKLHPKFKTSFASFLLMFVIGVIMTLSGSFNTLSDMAMFSLWIFNVLSFIAVIKFRKDRPDIKRPYKVPLYPLVPIIAILGGIIVLLSALITQTYLALIGLVLTGSGMIVNRFVKKEE; encoded by the coding sequence ATGAAAATAATAGCAGATAATTCATTAAAAAAAGTATTGGGGCTACCTACAGCTACGTTTCTTGTAATTAACATGATAATCGGTTCGGGTATATTTTTTAAAGCTCAGGGAGTGTTGGAAGCCACTAAAGGAACGCCGGGATTTGCCTTGGCAGCATGGGTTTTTGCAGGGATAATAAATCTTTGCGGAGGGCTTACAGTAGCAGAGCTTTCAGGAGCTATCCCTGAAACCGGAGGAATGGTAATATGGCTGAAAAGAGTTTTCGGAAATAAAACGGGATATTTAGCAGGATGGACTTATGCTTTTGTATTCTGGCCCGCATATATTTCCGCTCAGGCAAATGTTATTGCACTGCAATTATGTAAATTGTTTCAGATAAATTTATCCCAACAAAAAATTATTGCATTGACATTTATAGTATTTTTATTTGTAATGAACTTTTTCGGTGCAAAAACAGGGGGAATAATAACAAATATATTTACAGTTGCTAAATTGATTCCGGTAATAGTGATAATAATTGCGGCATTTTTCTTTAAAGGAGGCTCTTTCAATAATTTGACACCTATTTTGCCTGTCGGAGAAAATCCGATGAGTAATTTTTCTATATTGGGTGCTGCGATCTTATCGTGTATGTTTGCTTATGACGGCTGGCAGCATGCGGGAACTGTCGCCGGAGAAATGAAAAATCCTGAAAAAGATCTTCCTCTTGCTATAACAATAGGAATTACGGGAGTATGTATTATTTACTTTATAATTAATCTGGCATATCTATATGTACTGCCTGCAGGTGTACTTATGAAAACGGCAACTCCTGCGGCAGATGTGGCTTTAACATTATTAGGGAGCGGAATAGGAACAAAACTGATAACAGTGGGAATTTTGATTTCAGTATTCGGAACATTGAACGGAGCAATACTGATTTCTACAAGAATACCTTATACAATGGCTATTGATAAAGAAATCCCTTACAGTGAAAAATTTGCAAAATTACATCCGAAGTTTAAGACTTCTTTTGCGAGTTTTCTCTTAATGTTTGTAATAGGAGTTATTATGACTTTGTCAGGCTCATTTAATACACTATCCGATATGGCAATGTTCAGTCTGTGGATTTTTAATGTTTTATCTTTTATAGCTGTAATTAAATTCCGTAAAGACAGACCTGATATAAAAAGACCGTATAAAGTTCCGTTATATCCTTTGGTACCTATAATTGCTATTTTAGGAGGAATTATAGTTTTATTAAGTGCTTTAATAACACAAACGTATTTGGCATTAATAGGACTGGTTTTAACAGGTTCAGGAATGATAGTCAACCGTTTTGTGAAAAAAGAAGAATAG
- a CDS encoding AbgT family transporter: METNLKKSKKKYSLSFFDWIEKIGNKLPNSVFIFISLAVVVIIASEIVHRMGITVSYFDAKKSENVVVSAVSLMNREGFVYMITSMVKNFTSFAPLGVALVAMIGVGVAEYSGLIDAFLKKIVLSVPNRYITATIVFVGIISNIAADSGYLVVIPLGGIIFLSLKRHPFAGIAAAFAGVSAGFSANLLIGPIDAQLSGITNEALKIAGIDRTISPTANWFFLSISTILLTIIGTVVTEKIIEPRLGKYEKDTQNFEYSQLTELENKGLFWSGIVVVIFVIALGFMIFPENAILKTLDPKTSTYTLNAFLNNGIVPIIMIFFLIPGIIYGVITKSIKNTKDIVKGMNKSMETMSVFLVIVFFASQFISYFNHSKLGFIISVKGAIFLRNIGFTGLPLIVTFVFLCAFINLFMASASAKWAIMAPIFIPMMYNLNISPAMTQLAYRIGDSSTNIIMPLMSYFPLIVAYMNKYDEDAGVGNLISLMLPYSLFFLIGWTIMLVLWYLTGLPIGPDAFLHV, encoded by the coding sequence ATGGAAACGAATTTGAAAAAATCAAAGAAAAAGTATTCTTTATCTTTTTTTGACTGGATTGAAAAAATAGGGAATAAACTTCCGAATTCAGTATTTATTTTTATAAGTTTAGCAGTAGTTGTAATTATTGCTTCAGAGATCGTGCACAGAATGGGTATTACGGTATCTTATTTTGATGCCAAGAAAAGTGAAAATGTAGTTGTGAGTGCGGTTTCACTTATGAACCGAGAAGGATTTGTATACATGATTACTTCGATGGTTAAAAACTTTACGAGTTTTGCACCGTTAGGAGTAGCCCTTGTTGCAATGATTGGAGTGGGAGTTGCTGAATATTCAGGTTTAATCGATGCTTTTTTAAAAAAGATAGTATTATCCGTACCAAATAGATATATAACTGCAACAATAGTATTTGTGGGTATTATATCGAATATTGCTGCAGATTCTGGATATCTTGTAGTAATTCCGTTAGGAGGGATTATATTTTTAAGTTTAAAAAGACATCCCTTTGCAGGTATTGCAGCCGCATTTGCAGGAGTTTCTGCAGGATTTTCGGCAAATCTGCTTATAGGACCTATCGATGCTCAATTATCAGGAATTACAAATGAAGCACTTAAAATAGCAGGAATAGATAGAACAATTAGCCCTACTGCCAACTGGTTTTTCTTATCAATTTCAACAATTTTATTAACAATAATAGGAACAGTAGTTACAGAAAAAATTATTGAACCGAGATTGGGAAAATATGAAAAAGATACTCAAAATTTTGAATATTCTCAATTAACAGAACTGGAAAATAAAGGATTATTCTGGTCAGGAATAGTTGTGGTAATATTCGTGATAGCTTTAGGTTTCATGATTTTTCCTGAAAATGCAATATTAAAAACATTGGATCCTAAAACGTCAACTTATACATTAAATGCTTTTTTAAATAACGGAATTGTACCGATAATAATGATATTTTTTCTCATTCCGGGTATAATTTACGGAGTGATAACTAAGAGTATAAAAAATACTAAAGATATAGTCAAAGGAATGAATAAATCAATGGAAACTATGTCTGTTTTTCTTGTTATAGTATTTTTCGCTTCACAATTTATAAGTTATTTTAATCATTCAAAATTAGGATTTATAATATCTGTTAAGGGTGCAATTTTCTTAAGAAATATCGGATTTACAGGGCTCCCTTTAATAGTTACTTTTGTATTTTTATGTGCGTTTATAAATCTTTTCATGGCTTCTGCTTCTGCAAAATGGGCAATAATGGCACCTATATTTATTCCTATGATGTATAATCTCAATATATCTCCTGCAATGACTCAGCTTGCATACAGAATAGGAGATTCATCAACTAATATAATTATGCCTCTTATGAGCTATTTTCCGTTGATTGTTGCTTATATGAATAAATATGACGAAGATGCAGGAGTAGGAAATTTAATTTCTTTGATGCTGCCTTATTCACTGTTCTTTTTAATAGGATGGACTATTATGCTTGTTTTATGGTATCTTACAGGATTGCCGATAGGTCCGGATGCTTTTTTACATGTATAA